TTTTGCAACAACGCTTTACTCTCATTCACTTAATGAAATTTCTTAAGAGTATAAACCATTATTGTTTCTTCTGTTGCAGTTGTTAGCTGTTGCAAGGAAAAGTGGTCTGGTAAGTTGCTTCTGAATAATTGTAACTACGAATATTGACAGTATTATTGTGGCACCCGTTTTTGCTTACAGTGGTAAATTTAATGAAGCCCCTGTTGCATAATTTGTGCAAAATGTACTTTACAGATTGAAATTCTCAATCCTCTTAATGGGGATCTCCGTCTTTCAATTTCTAATGTAAGTGATACTGGTGTTCGACCTGAAGATGATGCTGTTATTGGTTTGCATTTGTTCAGAAGACAGAGACTAGAGTCATCATCCAGGTATTTTCCAtcatacatataaatttgaagCACCACTGCTTGTGACTGATTCTTGTAGTGTTCCATGTTCATGCAACTTTTCATTCATGTCAAGTTATGCTCTTTCATTGTATGAGATTCTTGATGCGTTTGGTTCCAAATAGCTAATGTATCCCACATTTGCATTTTGATAATGATGCCCATTGAATTGGGCACTCTCAGGTCTTGCACTTTGCTTACATGTACAACAAAAGGAAATGCTAGCATGAGGTCCATTGAAATTAGAAACTTACCGGAAGAGTCTTCCTGTGATAGTTCTTTCAAATCCTGGAATGTATGTGCTTCTGGTACCATTTTATGTTCCAAAGTGgataaaagtgaaaattatGCCTTATTTGGGGGGTAAGTGCTTTCAGGTAGcgttcttcattttttattggcATATTATAGTGTTCACAAGctcattaacaattttttttttttcccaaaaatgtAAAAACTCAGGAAGGGTGTTGAGGTTAATCTCTGGGATCTTGACAACTGTACAAAGATTTGGACTGCGAAACCTGTAAACCATTTCCTCCTCCCTCCCACTTATTCTTAAACAATAACAGTAAAAGTTTGCATGGTTTTTCAAGGTTTATTTAACCCCActtttatttatcttaatacAAATTTGCAGCCTCCTAAAAACAGCCTTGACATATTTACTCCTACTTGGTTTACATCAGCAACATTTTTGAGTGTAGATGATCACCGAAAATTTGTAGCTGGCACCAACAGCCATCAGGTAATCTTGCTTGTGTAATTATTCCCATTTATgcttcaataattattttttcagattACCGTTCTTATGAGCCACTTTAATGAACAATTGCTAGAAAAAGCTCCAATAAAATGTGTTCTACTGCCGTAGTCACTgtgtttttctttccttctttatCTTAATAATGAAAGATGAGTCCTTTTTGTTACTTAGTTTGCATGATTATCTATCCGAAAAAGGGCCAGTGTTGTAGACAGCCTTAATGGGAAATAACCAAAAATTGCAATGAAGGTGTTTCATAGAGATAGTCTctgtattttctttgttttcatgGTAATTTGTGGATATAATGTATCAACTGTTTTATTGTGGTTATTCCCATGATTGGGGTTTGTAGAAATGGGAATTTCAGAATGTTCTTCTAAAATCTGTTTGTATTTAATGGCTTCTTCAGTAGAAGCAGAAATTAGTCAGCATTTCATGTAGATTTTGGGCCATTTCTAAGAACTTCAATAGAAGTTTTAGTGCCTTAGAAATCAAGGACCTATTCACTGTAGCAATAAGCTTTCTAGTTTGCCCTTATTGCTTTCTTGATTGGCTCTAGTCACTGCTATTATCTGCCTCTTTGTGACTTTTTTCCTTGTTTCTGGCCTAGGTTCGCCTCTATGATACTTCTGCTCAGCGAAGGCCTGTTATGTCATTTGATTTTCGGGAGACCCCTATTAAAGCAGTTGCTGAAGACCCAGAGAGCTACAATATCTACATAGGAAATGGTTCTGGTGACCTTGCTTCTGTTGACATACGCACAGGTACAAATACTTTTATGAAGATTATCCTATAATAAGTTTAGAATTTGAAGGGAATTATTATTAggaaaaatctaaacatttgATCGAAACTGCAATTTCAGACCAAGCATTGCATAATTGATTTCTTTGAACGCAAATGCTTGTTTCCTGTGCTTGAGCTGACATGAAACAATCATTACAGGAAAATTGTTAGGATGCTTTCTGGGGAAGTGTTCTGGAAGTATCAGATCCATAGCTAGGCATCCAACACTTCCAGTGATAGCATCATGTGGTGAGTACATTGCATGGTCCTCTATATTTAAATGATTGTCTGTCTCTTTCCTCTTTGCTATACATGCTTTAGTAAGTGGATTGTGGCTTGCATTTGTCCTCATGTTTATATGTGTGTGCAACCTTATGTAAGTAGAATTATTTGCCTCCTTGGTCCTTATGAAGTTGCCCTGTTTGGTGTGATGAGCTTGGGTTGATTTGGTTCAGTTACGATTTTGGAATGCTCTTGTAATGGGAATaacaaaggaaaaaggaaaacaaacttTTTGTCTGACATGAGACTTAAGAATGTGGCACTTTCTTAGCAACCCTTCTTTAATCAAATTCCTTAGCACTATTTCATATAtgttatctttctttttaagtgaaaaattagCATTGTCGTGTTTGTGGTTCAAATGGACAATGATTCAAGTCTTTCCCTTCTATTTGATTCTGACACTGGGCTCACAATTTTGGAGTAAGATTGTTACCTTCTATCTACAACTGAAGTTAATAGCTTGACTTATTGCAGGCCTGGACAGCTATTTGCGCCTTTGGGATATAAAGACGCGGCAACTTCTCTCTGCGGTATGTTCCTGAAATTTATTCTTATGAAG
Above is a genomic segment from Mangifera indica cultivar Alphonso chromosome 3, CATAS_Mindica_2.1, whole genome shotgun sequence containing:
- the LOC123211840 gene encoding WD repeat-containing protein 74, translating into MPRATTLDCPGCPPLRALTFDSLGLIKVIEARGEQGGVAKVVERWGEPDTSKCVLAASIDDSKHDPLLAVARKSGLIEILNPLNGDLRLSISNVSDTGVRPEDDAVIGLHLFRRQRLESSSRSCTLLTCTTKGNASMRSIEIRNLPEESSCDSSFKSWNVCASGTILCSKVDKSENYALFGGKGVEVNLWDLDNCTKIWTAKPPPKNSLDIFTPTWFTSATFLSVDDHRKFVAGTNSHQVRLYDTSAQRRPVMSFDFRETPIKAVAEDPESYNIYIGNGSGDLASVDIRTGKLLGCFLGKCSGSIRSIARHPTLPVIASCGLDSYLRLWDIKTRQLLSAVFLKQHLTEVVFDSSYADKEVAQSTADPPIDETHNMKDIQGDETETLPVKRKKAPKEKDNEGKRKSSKEKTESKKLKSKKKSKRVKVESDDDV